One window from the genome of Diceros bicornis minor isolate mBicDic1 chromosome 1, mDicBic1.mat.cur, whole genome shotgun sequence encodes:
- the NUDT12 gene encoding NAD-capped RNA hydrolase NUDT12 isoform X2, with protein sequence MSSIEGSPKQEIISQFHYSAAEGDIARCDRSLVNKSRQTALDIAKFWGYKHIANLLANAKGGKKPWFLTNEVEECENYFSRTLLDRKSEKRNNADWLLAKESHPATVYILFSDLNPLVTLGGNKESSQQPEVRLCQLNYTDIKDYLAQPEKITLIFLGVELEMKKELLNYVGEVPRGGEDGLVAWFALGIDPVAAEEFKQRHENCYFLHPPMPALLQLKEKEAGVVAQARSVLAWHSRYKFCPTCGSATKIEEGGYKRACLKENCPSLHGVHNTSYPRVDPVVIMQVIHPDGTKCLLGRQKRFPPGMFTCLAGFIEPGETIEDAVRREVEEESGVKVGHVQYVSCQPWPMPSSLMIGCLAVAVSTEIKVDKNEIEDARWFTREQVVDVLTKGKQQAFFVPPSRAIAHQLIKHWIGMNPNL encoded by the exons ATGTCTTCTATAGAAGGAAGTCCAAAGCAAGAAATAATTTCCCAATTTCACTATTCAGCTGCAGAAGGAGATATTGCCAG GTGCGACAGATCCCTTGTCAATAAATCAAGGCAGACTGCACTGGATATTGCTAAATTTTGGGGTTATAAGCATATAGCTAACTTACTAGCTAATGCTAAAGGTGGGAAGAAGCCTTGGTTCCTAACCAATGAAGTGGAAGaatgtgaaaattattttagCAGGACGCTACTGGACcggaaaagtgaaaaaagaaataatgctgACTGGCTACTAGCTAAAGAAAGCCATCCAGCCACCGTTTATATCCTTTTCTCAGATTTAAATCCCTTGGTTACTCTGGGTGGCAATAAAGAAAGTTCCCAACAGCCAGAAGTCAGGCTTTGTCAGCTGAACTACACAGATATAAAGGATTATTTGGCTCAGCCTGAGAAGATCACCTTGATTTTCCTTGGAGTAGAACTTGAAATGAAAAAAGAGTTACTTAATTATGTTGGGGAAGTCCCAAGAGGAGGAGAAGATGGGTTGGTTGCCTGGTTTGCTCTAGGTATAGATCCTGTTGCTGCCGAAGAATTTAAGCAAAGACATGAAAATTGTTATTTTCTTCATCCTCCAATGCCAGCTCTTCTgcaattgaaagaaaaagaagctg GGGTTGTAGCTCAAGCAAGATCTGTTCTTGCCTGGCATAGTCGATACAAGTTCTGCCCAACCTGTGGAAGTGCAACTAAAATTGAAGAAGGTGGCTATAAAAGAGCATGCTTGAAAGAAAACTGTCCCAGCCTCCATGGCGTTCACAATACGTCATATCCAAGAGTTG atccTGTAGTAATCATGCAAGTTATTCATCCAGATGGGACCAAATGTCTTTTAGGCAGGCAGAAAAGATTTCCCCCAGGCATGTTTACTTGCCTTGCTGGATTTATTGAACCTG GGGAGACAATAGAAGATGCTGTTCGGAGAGAGGTAGAAGAGGAAAGTGGAGTCAAAGTTGGCCATGTTCAGTATGTCTCTTGTCAACCATGGCCAATGCCCTCCTCCTTAATGATTGGTTGCTTAGCTGTGGCAGTGTCCACAGAAATTAAAGTTGACAAGAATGAAATAGAGGACGCCCGCTGGTTCACTAGAGAACAG GTTGTGGATGTTCTGACCAaagggaagcagcaggcattctttGTGCCACCAAGCCGAGCTATTGCACATCAATTAATCAAACACTGGATTGGAATGAACCCCAATCTCTAA
- the NUDT12 gene encoding NAD-capped RNA hydrolase NUDT12 isoform X1, which produces MSSIEGSPKQEIISQFHYSAAEGDIARLTVILSHSPSLLNETSENGWTALMYAARNGHPEVVRFLLEKGCDRSLVNKSRQTALDIAKFWGYKHIANLLANAKGGKKPWFLTNEVEECENYFSRTLLDRKSEKRNNADWLLAKESHPATVYILFSDLNPLVTLGGNKESSQQPEVRLCQLNYTDIKDYLAQPEKITLIFLGVELEMKKELLNYVGEVPRGGEDGLVAWFALGIDPVAAEEFKQRHENCYFLHPPMPALLQLKEKEAGVVAQARSVLAWHSRYKFCPTCGSATKIEEGGYKRACLKENCPSLHGVHNTSYPRVDPVVIMQVIHPDGTKCLLGRQKRFPPGMFTCLAGFIEPGETIEDAVRREVEEESGVKVGHVQYVSCQPWPMPSSLMIGCLAVAVSTEIKVDKNEIEDARWFTREQVVDVLTKGKQQAFFVPPSRAIAHQLIKHWIGMNPNL; this is translated from the exons ATGTCTTCTATAGAAGGAAGTCCAAAGCAAGAAATAATTTCCCAATTTCACTATTCAGCTGCAGAAGGAGATATTGCCAGGTTAACAGTAATACTCAGTCATTCTCCATCTCTTCTCAACGAAACTTCTGAGAATGGCTGGACTGCTTTAATGTATGCTGCAAGGAATGGGCACCCGGAAGTTGTCCGATTTCTACTTGAGAAAGG GTGCGACAGATCCCTTGTCAATAAATCAAGGCAGACTGCACTGGATATTGCTAAATTTTGGGGTTATAAGCATATAGCTAACTTACTAGCTAATGCTAAAGGTGGGAAGAAGCCTTGGTTCCTAACCAATGAAGTGGAAGaatgtgaaaattattttagCAGGACGCTACTGGACcggaaaagtgaaaaaagaaataatgctgACTGGCTACTAGCTAAAGAAAGCCATCCAGCCACCGTTTATATCCTTTTCTCAGATTTAAATCCCTTGGTTACTCTGGGTGGCAATAAAGAAAGTTCCCAACAGCCAGAAGTCAGGCTTTGTCAGCTGAACTACACAGATATAAAGGATTATTTGGCTCAGCCTGAGAAGATCACCTTGATTTTCCTTGGAGTAGAACTTGAAATGAAAAAAGAGTTACTTAATTATGTTGGGGAAGTCCCAAGAGGAGGAGAAGATGGGTTGGTTGCCTGGTTTGCTCTAGGTATAGATCCTGTTGCTGCCGAAGAATTTAAGCAAAGACATGAAAATTGTTATTTTCTTCATCCTCCAATGCCAGCTCTTCTgcaattgaaagaaaaagaagctg GGGTTGTAGCTCAAGCAAGATCTGTTCTTGCCTGGCATAGTCGATACAAGTTCTGCCCAACCTGTGGAAGTGCAACTAAAATTGAAGAAGGTGGCTATAAAAGAGCATGCTTGAAAGAAAACTGTCCCAGCCTCCATGGCGTTCACAATACGTCATATCCAAGAGTTG atccTGTAGTAATCATGCAAGTTATTCATCCAGATGGGACCAAATGTCTTTTAGGCAGGCAGAAAAGATTTCCCCCAGGCATGTTTACTTGCCTTGCTGGATTTATTGAACCTG GGGAGACAATAGAAGATGCTGTTCGGAGAGAGGTAGAAGAGGAAAGTGGAGTCAAAGTTGGCCATGTTCAGTATGTCTCTTGTCAACCATGGCCAATGCCCTCCTCCTTAATGATTGGTTGCTTAGCTGTGGCAGTGTCCACAGAAATTAAAGTTGACAAGAATGAAATAGAGGACGCCCGCTGGTTCACTAGAGAACAG GTTGTGGATGTTCTGACCAaagggaagcagcaggcattctttGTGCCACCAAGCCGAGCTATTGCACATCAATTAATCAAACACTGGATTGGAATGAACCCCAATCTCTAA